The Ranitomeya imitator isolate aRanImi1 chromosome 3, aRanImi1.pri, whole genome shotgun sequence genome has a window encoding:
- the LOC138671504 gene encoding cell surface glycoprotein 1-like — MHLEVSPVPSTAWSAMKELLLRILKDELDAIIEPNTINEPDAINEPGATYDPDTTGDPDAINEPNTINEPDATDDPDAINEPDTTYDPDATDDPDTTDDPDTTGEPDAINEPNTINEPDATYDPDAINQPNATNEPDATDEPDNTDEPDNTDEPDATDEPDNTDEPDATDDPDATDDPEATDEPDKTDDPDKTDEPDNTDEPDNIDEPDNTDDPDKTDEPDNTDEPDATDDPDATDDPEATDDPEATDDPDATDEPDKTDDPDKTDEPDNTDDPDKTDEPDTTYDPDATDDPDTTDDPDTTGEPDAINEPNTINEPDATYDPDAINQPNATNEPDATDEPDNTDEPDNTDEPDATDEPDNTDEPDATDDPDATDDPEATDEPDKTDDPDKTDEPDNTDEPDNIDEPDNTDDPDKTDEPDNTDEPDNTDEPDATDDPDATDEPDNTDEPDATDDPDATDDPEATDEPDKTDDPDKTDEPDNTDEPDNIDEPDNTDDPDKTDEPDNTDEPDNTDEPDATDDPDATDDPEATDDPEATDDPDATDEPDKTDDPDKTDEPDNTDEPDNIDEPDNTDDPDKTDEPDNTDEPDNTDDPDATDEPDKTDDPDKTDEPDNTDDPDNTYDPDNTYDPDKTDAPDATDAPDATDAPNATDPDNTDAHDATDDPDAADDPDNTDDPDNTDDPDATDTPDATDTPDATDEPDAVAELK; from the exons ATGCATCTTGAAGTATCACCCGTCCCGAGCACCGCGTGGTCGGCTATGAaagaact CTTGTTAAGGATATTAAAGGATGAACTCGACGCCATTATTGAACCCAACACCATTAATGAACCCGATGCCATTAATGAACCCGGCGCCACTTATGATCCCGACACCACTGGTGATCCCGATGCCATTAATGAACCCAACACCATTAATGAACCCGATGCCACTGATGATCCCGACGCCATTAATGAACCCGACACCACTTATGATCCCGACGCCACTGATGATCCCGATACCACTGATGATCCCGATACCACTGGTGAACCCGACGCCATTAATGAACCCAACACCATTAATGAACCCGATGCCACTTATGATCCCGACGCCATTAATCAACCCAACGCCACTAATGAACCTGACGCCACTGATGAACCCGACAACACTGATGAACCCGACAACACTGATGAACCCGACGCCACTGATGAACCCGACAACACTGATGAACCCGACGCCACTGATGATCCCGACGCCACTGATGATCCCGAAGCCACTGATGAACCCGACAAAACTGATGATCCCGACAAAACTGATGAACCCGACAACACTGATGAACCCGACAACATTGATGAACCCGACAACACTGATGATCCTGATAAAACTGATGAACCCGACAACACTGATGAACCCGACGCCACTGATGATCCCGACGCCACTGATGATCCCGAAGCCACTGATGATCCCGAAGCCACTGATGATCCCGACGCCACTGATGAACCCGACAAAACTGATGATCCCGACAAAACTGATGAACCCGACAACACTGATGATCCCGATAAAACTGATGAACCCGACACCACTTATGATCCCGACGCCACTGATGATCCCGATACCACTGATGATCCCGATACCACTGGTGAACCCGACGCCATTAATGAACCCAACACCATTAATGAACCCGATGCCACTTATGATCCCGACGCCATTAATCAACCCAACGCCACTAATGAACCCGACGCCACTGATGAACCCGACAACACTGATGAACCCGACAACACTGATGAACCCGACGCCACTGATGAACCCGACAACACTGATGAACCCGACGCCACTGATGATCCCGACGCCACTGATGATCCCGAAGCCACTGATGAACCCGACAAAACTGATGATCCCGACAAAACTGATGAACCCGACAACACTGATGAACCCGACAACATTGATGAACCCGACAACACTGATGATCCTGATAAAACTGATGAACCCGACAACACTGATGAACCCGACAACACTGATGAACCCGACGCCACTGATGATCCCGACGCCACTGATGAACCCGACAACACTGATGAACCCGACGCCACTGATGATCCCGACGCCACTGATGATCCCGAAGCCACTGATGAACCCGACAAAACTGATGATCCCGACAAAACTGATGAACCCGACAACACTGATGAACCCGACAACATTGATGAACCCGACAACACTGATGATCCTGATAAAACTGATGAACCCGACAACACTGATGAACCCGACAACACTGATGAACCCGACGCCACTGATGATCCCGACGCCACTGATGATCCCGAAGCCACTGATGATCCCGAAGCCACTGATGATCCCGACGCCACTGATGAACCCGACAAAACTGATGATCCCGACAAAACTGATGAACCCGACAACACTGATGAACCCGACAACATTGATGAACCCGACAACACTGATGATCCCGATAAAACTGATGAACCCGACAACACTGATGAACCCGACAACACTGATGATCCCGACGCCACTGATGAACCCGACAAAACTGATGATCCCGACAAAACTGATGAACCCGACAACACTGATGATCCCGACAACACTTATGATCCCGACAACACTTATGATCCCGACAAAACTGATGCACCCGACGCCACTGATGCACCCGACGCCACTGATGCACCCAATGCCACTGATCCCGACAACACTGATGCACACGACGCCACCGATGATCCCGACGCCGCCGATGATCCCGACAACACTGATGATCCCGACAACACTGATGATCCCGACGCCACTGATACACCCGACGCCACTGATACACCCGACGCCACTGATGAACCCGACGCCGTTGCAGAGTTAAAGTGA